A part of Arachis hypogaea cultivar Tifrunner chromosome 12, arahy.Tifrunner.gnm2.J5K5, whole genome shotgun sequence genomic DNA contains:
- the LOC112728249 gene encoding F-box protein CPR1-like, with translation MNCEKLSNPSMDKKKKRKHMGNKPKEESTMEKKKNHKSKSIYDILSLELIHIVLMRVPIRHLARLKCVSKLWYSLISDPDFAELHFHHSPVATNACFFIENEAMVYFIYLDDNDASQKVMSPPFKKKPSHFAVLGSCRGFILSYRDPHFLVVWNLLTGFSKRISYSHIVARLKYYVVRLPYKFHLYGFGYDASQDDYLVVVAWQDKDDHYHLDYLSLRTNSWINLDAALSNLLGSYNWNPPGLFFNGTIHWVPSVLEAYRDVILIFDLKERTFSTLSAPEQPVKSACSYSILAVLGGCLGLYYRNYDSRKTEIWVMKEYKVHSTWTLYQIPCEVFQPVCFYSHGDIIGRGYTFSDKRGYFIHNVRGDLLKHFKNLCCPIRRAYAVYTESLLPLPSDIKDKDKKNKRKENCHQIHHQV, from the exons ATGAATTGCGAAAAGCTCAGCAATCCAAGCATGGATAAGAAGAAGAAGCGGAAGCACATGGGGAACAAACCAAAAGAGGAATCtaccatggagaagaagaagaatcacaaGAGCAAGAGCATTTACGACATCCTCTCTCTTGAACTGATTCACATAGTCCTAATGCGGGTGCCGATCAGACATCTCGCTCGCCTCAAGTGCGTTTCCAAGTTGTGGTACTCTCTAATTTCTGATCCCGACTTTGCGGAATTGCATTTTCACCACTCTCCCGTTGCCACCAACGCATGTTTCTTCATAGAAAACGAAGCTATGGTTTACTTTATTTACTTAGACGACAATGATGCATCACAAAAAGTGATgtctccccctttcaaaaagaaaCCTTCTCATTTTGCGGTCTTGGGATCCTGCAGAGGCTTTATTCTGTCGTATCGAGACCCACATTTTCTTGTGGTATGGAACCTACTGACCGGATTCAGCAAAAGAATATCTTATTCTCATATTGTTGCTCGTCTTAAATACTATGTCGTTAGGCTTCCTTACAAGTTCCATCTCTATGGATTTGGTTATGATGCTTCACAGGATGACTACTTAGTTGTTGTAGCCTGGCAGGATAAGGATGACCATTATCACTTGGATTACTTGTCCTTGAGAACCAATTCATGGATTAATCTTGATGCTGCACTCTCTAATCTCTTGGGTTCTTATAACTGGAATCCACCTGGGTTGTTCTTTAATGGCACTATTCATTGGGTGCCTAGCGTTCTTGAAGCTTACAGGGATGTTATTCTTATCTTTGATCTGAAGGAGAGAACTTTCTCAACTTTATCTGCGCCGGAACAACCTGTAAAGAGTGCATGTTCCTATTCAATTCTCGCCGTACTAGGAGGCTGCCTGGGCTTGTATTATCGCAATTATGATAGCCGTAAAACTGAGATATGGGTGATGAAAGAATATAAAGTGCACTCAACTTGGACTCTCTATCAGATTCCTTGCGAAGTCTTTCAGCCGGTGTGCTTTTACAGTCATGGTGATATTATTGGAAGAGGTTATACTTTCTCTGATAAAAGAGGGTACTTCATACATAATGTCCGAGGAGACCTGCTCAAACATTTTAAAAATCTTTGTTGTCCCATCCGTAGAGCCTATGCTGTGTATACAGAGAGTCTCTTGCCACTCCCTAGCGACATTAAGGACAAGGACAAGAAGAATAAGAGGAAGGAAAACT GCCATCAAATTCACCATCAAGTTTAA
- the LOC112728251 gene encoding 3-phosphoshikimate 1-carboxyvinyltransferase 2, translated as MAQVTRIHNGPQNTQILLRHTHNSHIPKSANSVSLKSQLWGTSKSVSLNHKNGVFLGNFEVGRCNNNVVRVSASVAATEKPSTAPEIVLEPIKEISGTITLPGSKSLSNRILLLAALSEGTTVVDNLLNSEDVHYMLGALRTLGLRVEDDKNAKQAIVEGCGGLFPTGRESKEEVTLFLGNAGTAMRPLTAAVTAAGGNTSYVLDGVPRMRERPIGDLVAGLKQLGADVDCSLGTNCPPVRVVGKGGLPGGKVKLSGSISSQYLTALLMAAPLALGDVEIEIIDKLISVPYVDMTLKLMERFGVHVEHSGNWDRFLVHGGQKYKSPGNAFVEGDASSASYFLAGAAVTGGTITVVGCGTSSLQGDVKFAEVLEKMGAKVTWTENSVTVTGPPRDPSGRKVLQGVDVNMNKMPDVAMTLAVVALFANGPTAIRDVASWRVKETERMIAICTELRKLGATVEEGPDYCVITPPEKLNITAIDTYDDHRMAMAFSLAACGDVPVTINDPGCTRKTFPDYFEVLAKYTKQ; from the exons ATGGCCCAAGTGACCAGAATCCACAATGGTCCTCAAAACACACAGATTCTTCTTCGCCATACTCACAATTCCCACATACCCAAATCAGCAAACTCAGTTTCATTGAAGTCACAACTTTGGGGCACCTCAAAATCTGTGAGCTTGAATCACAAAAATGGTGTCTTTTTGGGAAATTTTGAGGTGGGTAGGTGCAATAATAATGTGGTTAGGGTTTCTGCATCTGTTGCCGCTACAGAGAAGCCTTCGACGGCGCCGGAGATCGTTCTGGAACCTATCAAAGAAATCTCCGGAACCATCACATTGCCTGGCTCGAAGTCTCTGTCCAATCGAATTTTGCTTCTTGCTGCTCTCTCTGAG GGAACAACTGTTGTGGACAACTTGTTGAATAGCGAGGATGTTCATTACATGCTCGGTGCATTAAGGACCCTTGGACTACGAGTGGAAGATGACAAAAATGCCAAACAAGCAATCGTGGAAGGCTGTGGGGGGTTGTTTCCCACTGGTCGAGAGTCTAAAGAGGAAGTTACTTTATTCCTTGGAAATGCTGGTACTGCAATGCGTCCTTTGACAGCAGCTGTGACTGCTGCAGGTGGAAACACAAG CTATGTACTTGATGGGGTGCCCCGAATGAGAGAGAGGCCTATTGGAGATTTGGTGGCTGGTCTCAAGCAGCTTGGTGCAGATGTTGATTGTTCCCTTGGCACAAACTGTCCACCTGTTCGTGTAGTTGGGAAGGGAGGACTTCCTGGGGGAAAG GTGAAGTTGTCTGGATCAATTAGCAGTCAATACTTGACTGCATTGCTCATGGCAGCTCCTTTGGCCCTTGGTGATGTTGAAATTGAGATTATCGATAAACTGATTTCTGTTCCCTACGTTGATATGACTTTGAAACTGATGGAGCGCTTTGGAGTCCATGTGGAGCACAGCGGTAACTGGGATAGGTTCTTGGTCCACGGAGGTCAAAAGTACAA GTCTCCTGGGAATGCTTTTGTTGAAGGCGATGCTTCTAGTGCCAGCTACTTCCTTGCAGGTGCAGCTGTTACCGGTGGGACTATCACAGTTGTAGGCTGCGGCACAAGTAGTTTACAG GGAGATGTAAAATTTGCTGAAGTTCTCGAAAAGATGGGAGCTAAAGTTACATGGACAGAGAACAGTGTCACCGTTACTGGCCCACCACGAGATCCTTCAGGCCGAAAAGTCTTGCAAGGCGTTGATGTCAATATGAACAAGATGCCAGATGTTGCCATGACTCTTGCTGTTGTTGCGCTATTTGCTAATGGCCCCACTGCCATAAGAGATG TGGCTAGTTGGAGAGTTAAGGAGACAGAGAGAATGATAGCAATTTGCACAGAACTTAGGAAG CTAGGAGCAACAGTTGAAGAAGGTCCTGATTACTGTGTGATAACGCCACCCGAGAAATTGAACATCACGGCGATCGACACGTACGATGACCACAGAATGGCCATGGCATTTTCTCTTGCTGCGTGTGGCGATGTTCCGGTAACCATCAATGATCCTGGTTGCACCCGGAAAACATTCCCTGATTACTTTGAAGTTCTTGCAAAGTACACCAAGCAATAA